In Coccidioides posadasii str. Silveira chromosome 4, complete sequence, one genomic interval encodes:
- the PGK1 gene encoding phosphoglycerate kinase (BUSCO:245900at4751~EggNog:ENOG410PGBU~COG:G~BUSCO:7589at33183) — MSLSNKLAITDIDLHGKRVLIRVDFNVPLDSHNNITNNQRIVGALPTIKYAINHGAKSIILMSHLGRPDGRPNGKYSLAPVAPELEKLLGTPVKFVHECVGREVEETVSSANNGQVILLENLRFHPEEEGSYKDQEGKKVKADKNKVEEFRKALTALGDVYINDAFGTAHRAHSSMVGINLPEKASGFLVKKELEYFAKVLENPQRPFLAILGGAKVSDKIQLIDNLLSKVNSLIICGGMAFTFKKVLDNMKIGNSLFDESGSKTVNQIMEKAKQNNVEVVLPVDFVTGDKFAADAKVGYATDADGIPEGWMGLDCGEKSVELFKAAINEAKTILWNGPPGVFEMDSFANATKKTLDATVASAQEGKVVIIGGGDTATVAAKYGVENKLSHVSTGGGASLELLEGKELPGVSALSSK, encoded by the exons ATGTCCTTATCAAACAAATTAGCTATCACTGACATTGACCTTCACGGAAAGCGTGTTCTGATTCGA GTTGATTTTAATGTGCCATTGGACTCGCACAACAATATCACAAATAACCAACGGATTGTCGGCGCATTGCCCACCATCAAATATGCCATTAACCATGGGGCCAAATCTATTATTTTGATGTCTCACCTTGGTCGACCGGATGGAAGACCGAATGGCAAATATAGTCTGGCACCAGTTGCACCTGAGTTGGAAAAGCTCCTTGGCACGCCAGTCAAATTTGTACATGAATGCGTCGGCAGGGAAGTTGAAGAAACCGTTTCCAGTGCAAATAACGGACAAGTTATCCTACTGGAAAACCTCCGCTTTCATCCGGAAGAGGAAGGGAGCTACAAAGATCAAGAGGGGAAAAAGGTTAAGGCTGATAAAAACAAAGTCGAAGAGTTTCGCAAGGCATTGACTGCATTGGGAGACGTGTACATCA ACGATGCTTTCGGGACAGCCCACCGAGCGCATAGTTCTATGGTTGGAATCAACCTACCAGAAAAAGCGTCAGGTTTTCTGGTCAAGAAAGAACTTGAATATTTCGCGAAAGTCCTGGAAAATCCACAGCGTCCCTTCTTGGCAATTCTTGGAGGCGCTAAAGTTTCGGACAAAATCCAATTGATCGACAACCTCCTCAGCAAAGTAAACAGCCTTATTATTTGCGGCGGGATGGCATTTACCTTCAAAAAGGTTCTCGACAACATGAAGATTGGGAACAGTCTATTTGACGAGTCTGGCAGTAAGACTGTTAACCAGATCATGGAGAAGGCGAAGCAAAACAACGTGGAGGTTGTCCTCCCTGTGGACTTTGTCACTGGCGATAAGTTTGCTGCTGATGCTAAGGTTGGCTATGCCACTGATGCCGATGGTATTCCGGAAGGATGGATGGGTCTCGATTGCGGTGAAAAGAGTGTGGAGCTATTCAAAGCGGCGATCAATGAAGCCAAGACCATTCTTTGGAACGGTCCTCCTGGTGTATTCGAAATGGACTCGTTCGCCAATGCGACCAAAAAGACACTCGATGCTACTGTGGCTAGCGCGCAAGAGGGTAAGGTAGTCATCATTGGTGGTGGAGACACCGCCACCGTCGCAGCGAAGTACGGTGTTGAAAACAAATTAAGTCATGTCTCAACTGGCGGAGGAGCATCGTTGGAACTTCTCGAAGGCAAAGAACTGCCTGGGGTTTCTGCTCTGTCAAGTAAATGA